In Plasmodium coatneyi strain Hackeri chromosome 4, complete sequence, the genomic window CaatataaaaacgaaaagggaaaaacatcaTGTGAAAAGATCGTAAGGGGAATTCCTGTATGTGATTTATTAAAAGCATGGATGTATTATACGAGTATCTTCTGTGTCCCTAAAGATGTTATTGTATATGTCCTTAGCATTGTGCAACAGGTAAGGGAAATATTAAATAAGAATCAGAAGTATGTGGAATGTGCTTATGAGGATGCACTTAACATTCCTTATGGAGGCGGTACGGATGTGTTAGATGAAGCGTACCACCTATTTGGCACAAGTACGTTGTATCATAAAATAGAAGCATTAACTAACAAGAAAGCATGGTGCTTAGAGGCGCCTACGCGTCCAAAACTTGCACGGGATGATCTTGGAGTGGGTGATCGAATAATCAATGGTAATGACCACCTGAAGGAATTGAAAGAAGTTGTTGAGAATGTTACGGAAGTAttaaaagaggaggaaggaggggaaggtgGGGTGTCTGAAACAAGTGAAGCGAAAGAGTCAGGCAAAGAAAAAccggaggaggagaaaccATCAGCGTCTGACGTCACtgataaaaaagaggacCCAGGTAAGGTTACAATATCTTCTAAGGTGGCAACTCCCACTAGATCGGAATGTGGAAGTGGGCAAGCAGCTAGTCCAGAGAAAGCATTTTCATGTGCTGAAATGCTCGCTGGGGAAAGCACTCAAATTGGTACTAGTACTAATAACCCAAGCGGTAACTGGAATAAGGACACAGGGATCATGCCATATGGGGGCGGGGCGGCGGAATGCCTGGTAGTACACCCGGTACTAGTGTTTATAAAcacttcttttactttcATCACTTTAGGTGCTGATgtcaaagaggaaaagactTCGGAGGAACCAGGTTCCCCAGGGGAAGATACCGTGACGAAGGTGGAACCATCAGAACAGGAACAGGCTGAGAATGCTGATGGGGGCGTTACTGAGCAAGTTCAGCCCGTTACACCTGCCCCAGCTCCTTCACCTGGTCATGCTAGTGCTGGAGGTGGAGGAGGCAGGGCAGGAGCAAGTAAAGCTGATTTAAAATCACCTAAGACTGCCAGACTTATTAACAAGATGGACCACCCCGTCCTTCCTTACGTCCCTCTTGCTCCTGCCTTGCTTGGTATTTCTGTTATGAGTTATttactttggaaggtaagaaaagaaaaaattaatattagaagaaagaggaaaaaaaaaaaaagggttcaggatttcacatttaggGTGTATAGAATTTAATATTTAAGGGTGTAGGAGACTTCTCATTTAACGTGctggatttcgcattttagggtgtgtgtttgtaggatttcgcatagTACACTtgggtttgaagtagtaattactgttgcgtgaACAAACGTTTCGCACCCCTATTTAAAAAGcattttctctctttttttttttcctttttttgtagtacttTGGCATGCTTCGTaagacaagaaaacgttacagaagagctcatcaagtacgtggcCCAACCATacaagaacaactccttgaCCATCTTGAGcaggatggtccacatgaatataccgtagtaaaggaacgcacaCCTCGTTCAacgcctataaaaaggaggaaaaaacgggttCCTGGTCGTCGCCgtcgtggtgtacgtcgccgcatgattattgatattcatttagaagtcttagacgaatgtcaaaaaggggacctgcaTACGACGAAAGAAGagttttttgaaatattggTTCAGGAATTCATGGGAAGCAAAtttatgaaagaagaaaatgttcctaaggaacaggttccaagttcagatttcggCTTTAGGGAGAAAGTCTTTgctcctaaggaaggtgtttcCTGA contains:
- a CDS encoding SICA antigen, which produces MNILLRSNAESGVILTVDGDRLLPRTPSAPTGGATTCNTDLHTRLKTVTEKWFQLRGKKKTQEQDLTAFWKDVENVLGKLAKALTATEEPNNNLCNNSAGKQSRTLTESEKTACKNIAKGLKGIYGIQLTKSDKQQHPVENQKFEQTIGCLMLNLYAQEIKKKCPIMGETVQQAFPIHEKLHKTACADKVNNCVQCEWDECANYTLKEGVDLRTKLKAMLLENKDIKKTMSTISDSSAIGGWFTLFSNDVSRDDKKNYEELDPLLSLCGGLKEDLGDVMEKYEGFCEVMIRNIILTTGVPKQYKNEKGKTSCEKIVREILNKNQKYVECAYEDALNIPYGGGTDVLDEAYHLFGTSTLYHKIEALTNKKAWCLEAPTRPKLARDDLGVGDRIINGNDHLKELKEVVENVTEVLKEEEGGEGGVSETSEAKESGKEKPEEEKPSASDVTDKKEDPGKVTISSKVATPTRSECGSGQAASPEKAFSCAEMLAGESTQIGTSTNNPSGNWNKDTGIMPYGGGAAECLVVHPVLVFINTSFTFITLGADVKEEKTSEEPGSPGEDTVTKVEPSEQEQAENADGGVTEQVQPVTPAPAPSPGHASAGGGGGRAGAIIYFGSTLACFVRQENVTEELIKYVAQPYKNNSLTILSRMVHMNIP
- a CDS encoding SICA antigen; its protein translation is MIIDIHLEVLDECQKGDLHTTKEEFFEILVQEFMGSKFMKEENVPKEQVPSSDFGFREKVFAPKEGVS